The following coding sequences are from one Anabas testudineus chromosome 16, fAnaTes1.2, whole genome shotgun sequence window:
- the LOC113169489 gene encoding prostate stem cell antigen, translating to MKMFFSLLSLSLLFSSALSLTCYVCSSSSTNDECNKNTQDCQVPLTTCMTVVDTLGAVKAIVKQCASQSTCLGAASTASVDVNGNGNRVSCCNYDYCNYSGAGSIHVNTTLMLLTVGLLMLLSH from the exons ATGAAGATGTTCTTCAGCCTGTTgagcctctctctcctcttctcgtCAG CACTGTCACTGACGTGCTATGTGTGCAGTTCTTCCTCCACCAATGACGAATGCAACAAGAACACTCAGGACTGTCAGGTGCCACTGACTACGTGCATGACTGTTGTCGACACATTAG gAGCTGTGAAAGCCATAGTGAAGCAGTGTGCCAGTCAGTCCACATGTTTGGGAGCTGCCTCGACCGCCTCCGTTGACGTGAATGGAAACGGGAACAGAGTCAGCTGCTGCAACTACGACTACTGTAACTACAGTGGAGCTGGGTCCATTCACGTTAACACAACACTGATGCTTCTGACTGTAGGTTTATTAATGCTGCTGTCACACTGA